In one window of Streptomyces roseofulvus DNA:
- a CDS encoding alpha-ketoglutarate-dependent dioxygenase AlkB has product MPPASEVPDEIIACTLPADGEGDPFTELMASAHLEDLGKGRTGAVLSRIDASGGVPLVRTTTRYAGPAQRFQPLHERLAARVQERAAIPVSFNNALMECYTNAYKRMGGHSDQALDLAEDSFIAVYSCYRHPEASPQRKLIFEPKGSADERYEISLTHHSVVAFSVEANRRFRHRIVWDPPAAAREPDNPWLGVTFRTSKTTVRFVDGHVSLPQGVRLTLADDEQARAFYRLRRRENDETDFTYPPLSYTVSESDLMPPA; this is encoded by the coding sequence GTGCCCCCCGCGTCTGAGGTCCCGGACGAGATCATCGCGTGCACGCTGCCGGCCGACGGGGAGGGGGACCCCTTCACCGAACTGATGGCGTCGGCGCACCTGGAAGACCTGGGCAAGGGCCGGACGGGCGCCGTGCTGAGCAGGATCGACGCATCCGGCGGTGTGCCCCTCGTCCGTACCACCACGCGCTACGCCGGACCGGCACAGCGCTTCCAGCCGCTGCACGAGCGACTGGCGGCACGCGTCCAGGAGCGGGCGGCGATCCCTGTCTCCTTCAACAACGCCCTGATGGAGTGCTACACGAACGCCTACAAGAGGATGGGAGGCCACTCCGACCAGGCCCTGGACCTGGCCGAGGACTCGTTCATCGCCGTGTACTCCTGCTACCGGCATCCCGAAGCGAGCCCGCAGCGGAAGCTGATCTTCGAGCCGAAGGGCTCCGCCGACGAGCGGTACGAGATCTCACTGACCCACCACAGCGTCGTCGCCTTCTCCGTCGAAGCGAACCGGCGGTTCCGGCACCGAATCGTGTGGGACCCGCCCGCCGCCGCGCGGGAGCCCGACAACCCCTGGCTGGGCGTCACCTTCCGCACGTCGAAGACCACGGTCCGGTTCGTGGACGGACACGTCTCCCTCCCGCAGGGCGTGCGCCTGACACTGGCGGACGACGAGCAGGCGCGCGCGTTCTATCGCCTGCGGCGACGCGAGAACGACGAGACGGACTTCACCTACCCGCCGCTCTCGTACACCGTCAGTGAGAGCGATCTGATGCCGCCCGCATGA
- a CDS encoding allene oxide cyclase barrel-like domain-containing protein, with protein sequence MTTTKRKRFTAAALAAVAVGLWGVEGAGAETPKKPEIIEVAVRNDQYTAVDLGPAGPSLGDMDVYSGTAVEDGRSIGRGGGQCQVIHLDGEKTTSQCLITMEVEQGSLTLQSVWTKGTASLDMAITGGTGVYRNARGIARFWDIATPDERVRLEILR encoded by the coding sequence ATGACGACCACCAAGAGGAAGAGGTTCACCGCGGCGGCGCTCGCCGCGGTCGCGGTCGGCCTGTGGGGGGTCGAGGGCGCGGGGGCCGAGACCCCCAAGAAGCCCGAGATCATCGAGGTCGCGGTCCGCAACGACCAGTACACCGCCGTCGACCTCGGCCCCGCGGGGCCGAGCCTGGGCGACATGGACGTGTACTCCGGGACCGCCGTCGAGGACGGCCGGAGCATCGGACGCGGCGGCGGACAGTGCCAGGTGATTCACCTTGACGGCGAGAAGACGACCTCGCAGTGCCTGATCACCATGGAGGTCGAACAGGGTTCCCTGACGCTGCAGTCGGTGTGGACGAAGGGAACGGCGTCCCTCGACATGGCCATCACCGGCGGTACGGGCGTCTACCGCAACGCGCGGGGCATCGCCCGTTTCTGGGACATCGCGACACCGGACGAGCGGGTCCGGCTCGAGATCCTGCGCTGA
- a CDS encoding TetR/AcrR family transcriptional regulator yields the protein MSEPTRLRDRKKERTRDAIGDAAVALFLERGFDGVSVNEIAAAAEVSKPTLFRYFPSKEDLVLHRFADHQGEAARVVRDRAPDAGPVTALHRHFRAGLDRFDPVTGLNDHPEVVAFHRLVFATPSLAARLTQYQLEDEEALADALGDGIQARLRAAQVLAVQRVLARTNWQKIADGRTAVDVHPEAVADADVAFEQLG from the coding sequence ATGAGCGAGCCGACGCGACTGCGGGACCGGAAGAAGGAGCGGACGCGTGACGCCATCGGCGACGCGGCCGTCGCGCTGTTCCTGGAGCGAGGCTTCGACGGGGTCTCGGTCAACGAGATCGCCGCGGCCGCCGAGGTCTCGAAACCGACCCTCTTCCGGTACTTCCCCAGCAAGGAAGACCTCGTGCTGCACCGGTTCGCGGACCACCAGGGCGAGGCCGCGCGGGTCGTACGGGACCGTGCGCCCGACGCCGGGCCGGTGACGGCGCTGCACCGGCACTTCCGGGCCGGGCTCGACCGCTTCGATCCCGTCACCGGTCTCAACGACCATCCCGAGGTGGTGGCGTTCCACCGGCTGGTGTTCGCCACGCCGAGCCTGGCCGCACGGCTCACGCAGTACCAGCTCGAGGACGAGGAGGCTCTGGCGGATGCCCTCGGCGACGGCATCCAGGCGCGCCTGCGAGCCGCGCAGGTGCTCGCCGTCCAGCGGGTGCTCGCCCGGACCAACTGGCAGAAGATCGCCGACGGCCGGACCGCCGTCGACGTCCACCCCGAGGCCGTCGCCGATGCCGATGTGGCGTTCGAGCAGTTGGGGTGA
- a CDS encoding triacylglycerol lipase, translating to MRRSVTLLLAGVLLAGTGALPATAQAASRDASAGVPRPVVFVHGRNAGPGVWGSLTQRLTAAGTPADRIFAWSYDSSQSTNEVLAGRLAAYVDDVLRRTGADQVDLVAHSLGSLPTRWYVKYGGAAKVRNWVSLAGPNHGTSLAWACALWDQGCRDMTPGSYVVSRLNEGDETPGDVRYTTFWSAGDGQILPTSSTALSGARNVQVADMGHNDLLGDAGVAEQVLATLTAP from the coding sequence ATGCGCCGCAGTGTCACCCTGCTCCTCGCCGGAGTGCTTCTCGCCGGTACGGGCGCCCTCCCCGCCACCGCGCAGGCCGCGTCCCGTGACGCCTCGGCGGGCGTGCCCCGGCCGGTCGTGTTCGTCCACGGCCGCAACGCCGGCCCCGGCGTCTGGGGGTCGCTGACGCAGCGCCTGACCGCCGCCGGGACGCCTGCCGACCGGATCTTCGCGTGGAGCTACGACTCGTCGCAGTCGACCAACGAGGTGCTGGCCGGCCGGCTCGCCGCCTACGTCGACGACGTGCTGCGGCGCACGGGGGCCGACCAGGTGGACCTCGTGGCGCACAGCCTGGGCTCGCTGCCGACGCGCTGGTACGTGAAGTACGGCGGCGCGGCCAAGGTCCGCAACTGGGTCTCGCTCGCCGGCCCCAACCACGGCACCAGCCTCGCGTGGGCCTGCGCCCTGTGGGACCAGGGCTGCCGGGACATGACGCCCGGCTCGTACGTGGTGTCCCGCCTGAACGAGGGCGACGAGACGCCGGGCGACGTCCGCTACACCACGTTCTGGTCCGCCGGCGACGGCCAGATCCTCCCCACCAGCAGTACCGCCCTGTCGGGAGCGCGCAACGTGCAGGTGGCCGACATGGGCCACAACGACCTGCTCGGCGACGCGGGCGTCGCGGAGCAGGTCCTCGCCACGCTGACCGCTCCGTGA
- the wrbA gene encoding NAD(P)H:quinone oxidoreductase: MRPVNVAVIYYSTSGNVHALAEAAVEGARKAGAQVRLRKVAETAPPEVIDAHPAWARHQRETAEVTEAGHGDLEWADAVLFGTPTRFGNPAAQLRQFIDSTGPLWFAGKLADKVYSSFTASNSAHGGQESTLLALGNTFYHWGGVIVPPGYTDPIQFMSGNPYGTSAVVGDARPGEVSLEAARHQARRVVEVAAALKAGRAA; the protein is encoded by the coding sequence ATGCGGCCCGTGAACGTCGCAGTCATCTACTACAGCACCAGCGGCAACGTGCACGCCCTGGCGGAGGCCGCCGTCGAGGGCGCGCGGAAGGCCGGGGCGCAGGTCCGGCTCCGCAAGGTGGCCGAGACCGCCCCGCCCGAGGTCATCGACGCCCATCCGGCCTGGGCGCGTCACCAGCGGGAGACCGCCGAGGTCACCGAGGCCGGACACGGCGACCTGGAGTGGGCGGACGCGGTGCTCTTCGGCACCCCGACCCGATTCGGCAACCCGGCCGCCCAGTTGCGGCAGTTCATCGACAGCACCGGGCCCCTGTGGTTCGCGGGCAAGCTCGCGGACAAGGTGTACTCGTCGTTCACCGCCTCCAACAGCGCCCACGGAGGGCAGGAATCGACCCTCCTGGCCCTCGGCAACACCTTCTACCACTGGGGCGGCGTCATCGTGCCGCCCGGCTACACCGACCCGATCCAGTTCATGTCGGGGAATCCCTACGGCACTTCGGCCGTGGTCGGAGACGCGAGGCCGGGCGAGGTGAGCCTGGAGGCGGCTCGCCACCAGGCCCGCCGGGTCGTCGAGGTCGCCGCCGCGCTCAAGGCCGGCCGCGCCGCCTGA
- a CDS encoding YybH family protein, with product MTTTHESEIRALLASRADAQQAKDIDRLMSFYAADAVYYDVVPPLRFTGTDEIRRNFLRWFDGYVGRISLETHDLTLVTGEDTAFAHMLHRDSGERRGGLQASIWVRESVCLHRSNGTWSITHEHISIPVDPATMTVWLPSDKDQLA from the coding sequence ATGACCACCACCCACGAGTCCGAGATCCGGGCGCTGCTCGCGAGCCGCGCCGACGCCCAGCAGGCCAAGGACATCGACCGCCTCATGTCGTTCTACGCCGCCGACGCCGTCTACTACGACGTCGTCCCGCCCCTGCGGTTCACCGGTACCGACGAGATCCGGCGGAACTTCCTGCGCTGGTTCGACGGTTACGTCGGCCGGATCAGCCTGGAGACGCACGACCTCACGCTCGTGACCGGCGAGGACACCGCGTTCGCGCACATGCTGCACCGCGACTCGGGCGAGCGGAGGGGTGGGCTCCAGGCCTCGATCTGGGTCCGGGAGAGCGTCTGCCTGCACCGGTCGAACGGAACCTGGTCGATCACCCACGAGCACATCTCGATCCCCGTCGACCCGGCCACCATGACGGTCTGGCTCCCGTCCGACAAGGACCAGCTCGCCTGA
- a CDS encoding SDR family oxidoreductase produces MQQTDTSPALVTGATGRVGRLVVDRLLDAGVPVRALVRRPEAAALFPPKVEVVTGDLTAPETLDPALKGARAVFLVWTAPPRTTEAVVERLAAHVRQVVFLSSPHQTPHPFFQQPNPLKALHADIERLLAAADLRTTLLRPGMFASNALAWWAPAIQAGDVVRWPHGAAESAPIDDRDIAAVAARTLGDDTYAGGDYVLTGPESLTQAAQLDVIGDALGRRIAFEEITPDAFRSLWQGTAPGAAIDMLLAAWSAAVGRPAYLTTAVSDILGTPPRTFRRWAVDHATAFTQRL; encoded by the coding sequence ATGCAGCAGACAGACACCTCTCCCGCGCTGGTCACCGGCGCGACGGGCCGGGTCGGCCGCCTCGTCGTCGACCGACTCCTCGACGCCGGCGTACCCGTCCGCGCCCTCGTCCGCCGTCCCGAGGCCGCGGCGCTGTTCCCGCCGAAGGTCGAGGTCGTCACCGGCGACCTCACCGCGCCCGAGACGCTCGACCCGGCGCTGAAGGGCGCACGTGCGGTCTTCCTCGTCTGGACCGCCCCGCCTCGGACCACCGAGGCGGTCGTCGAACGACTCGCGGCCCACGTGCGGCAGGTCGTCTTCCTCTCCTCCCCGCACCAGACGCCCCACCCCTTCTTCCAGCAGCCCAATCCCCTCAAGGCGCTGCACGCCGACATCGAGCGCCTCCTGGCGGCCGCCGATCTCAGGACGACGCTCCTCCGGCCGGGCATGTTCGCGTCGAACGCCCTGGCCTGGTGGGCACCCGCCATCCAGGCCGGCGACGTCGTGCGGTGGCCCCATGGCGCCGCCGAGTCGGCCCCGATCGACGACCGCGACATCGCGGCCGTAGCGGCACGCACGCTCGGCGACGACACCTACGCCGGAGGCGACTACGTCCTCACGGGCCCCGAATCCCTGACCCAGGCGGCGCAGTTGGACGTCATCGGCGACGCCCTGGGACGCCGGATCGCCTTCGAGGAGATCACACCGGACGCGTTTCGAAGCCTGTGGCAGGGCACGGCCCCCGGCGCGGCGATCGACATGCTGCTCGCCGCCTGGAGCGCGGCCGTCGGCCGGCCCGCGTACCTGACCACCGCGGTGTCCGACATCCTCGGCACACCGCCACGAACGTTCCGCCGGTGGGCCGTCGACCACGCCACGGCCTTCACACAGCGCCTCTGA
- a CDS encoding DEAD/DEAH box helicase — protein sequence MRSDETVEQGTVADLARDRWEITLGGELPARFAEPGWSYGETVKRRCPGCDGTLHALRRPYESQGRTYRYTALVCPACATAFTLADLGARRYDELTGAASRGSAPAPAPAPREPRPDRRRPAATVTARVRLPGQRAERGPAWPEDLVVPDGTERRALLWCTTADPAWRPAEAALAAADDARVILPDAPGYEALRAWLEERGVPYRVSRYWEEAGQVGTVGDTGGRTELVASGPDGAAPAAGPWAVAARDAFAAQWDALEDLPDADADGNAYVPVGELVPAAWAGLLPHPTFNPVQAAAVPAVLEETGHLVVVAPTGAGKTPIGMVAALAAHARGRKAAWLVPQRSLTDELDRELRLWRRHGLRVVRLSGEAAVDTELIRTADVWVATTEKFEAICRAGSLRDALAEVGCLVVDEIHLLGDPGRGAVLEALLARVREDATATRIVGLSATVANADEVADWLGARLVRTTWRPTRLTWQLPHLPPVDETDWAARVAVRTEAAVRIARQVTEDGGSVLVFCGSKRGVRATALALAADRGVPTTGVDADDAEQVERLCTKAGVRLHYRDWPYKREAEQAFRAREAEILVATSTVAAGVNLPARAVIVRDTTLGLDRVEVSMVQQMFGRAGRIGAGEREGWAFLLTDPSERAHWQARLAAGYTVRSRLDESLPDHLLAEAVQERLANLDEAERWWAGTFAAHQGHDSVEPLHEAARFLADVGCLRNGAGADRLEPSPLGRLTSRFMVDATLADDLATALRHAPVPEDPLAAEQVLAALLSTCLPALAQAPFTERAKAALRRVLREAERTGDEPDDPWGIGPVKEPAPDDDEEQPQAGDLARAVLLLAATRPALFRGRPAYVLGIPVDSMAGILEEAQRYLAWLGAQGPLGTVHPWIAVVAGDLALRVRWRALGPGRGAGRLLWMCERMATAPLAPQLVPRLWQAARARGIDAPDWPGTTPPGDCALSPDRYRSLLAERATGTRLDVQTDAVRAWAPAGAVIHLWNGATTTPYTSDGEETTLPLPAAAPADPSAGRRGAAVFSRGDRIAAGWLAAYTAIRA from the coding sequence ATGCGCAGTGACGAGACCGTCGAGCAGGGAACCGTCGCCGACCTGGCCCGGGACCGGTGGGAGATCACGCTGGGCGGAGAGCTGCCCGCGCGATTCGCCGAGCCGGGGTGGAGCTACGGGGAGACGGTCAAGCGCCGGTGTCCCGGCTGCGACGGCACCCTGCACGCCCTGCGCAGGCCGTACGAGTCGCAGGGTCGGACCTACCGGTACACGGCGCTCGTCTGTCCCGCCTGCGCCACCGCCTTCACCCTCGCGGACCTCGGGGCGCGGCGGTACGACGAGTTGACCGGCGCCGCCTCGCGCGGGAGCGCCCCGGCGCCCGCGCCCGCACCGCGCGAGCCCCGGCCGGACCGGCGGCGGCCCGCCGCGACCGTGACCGCGCGCGTCCGGCTCCCGGGGCAGCGCGCCGAGCGGGGACCGGCGTGGCCCGAGGACCTGGTCGTACCCGACGGGACCGAGCGGCGCGCCCTGCTCTGGTGCACGACCGCCGACCCCGCGTGGCGCCCGGCCGAGGCCGCGCTCGCCGCCGCCGACGACGCGCGGGTGATCCTCCCCGACGCACCGGGGTACGAGGCGTTGCGCGCGTGGCTGGAGGAGCGGGGCGTCCCGTACCGGGTGAGCCGCTACTGGGAGGAGGCCGGACAGGTCGGCACGGTCGGCGACACCGGCGGCCGTACGGAACTGGTCGCGTCCGGTCCGGACGGCGCGGCGCCCGCCGCCGGACCGTGGGCCGTCGCGGCCCGGGACGCCTTCGCCGCCCAGTGGGACGCGCTGGAGGACCTCCCCGACGCGGACGCCGACGGGAACGCGTACGTGCCCGTCGGCGAACTGGTGCCGGCCGCGTGGGCGGGGCTGCTCCCGCACCCGACGTTCAACCCGGTGCAGGCCGCCGCCGTGCCCGCGGTGCTGGAGGAGACCGGGCACCTGGTCGTCGTCGCGCCGACGGGCGCGGGGAAGACCCCCATCGGCATGGTCGCGGCGCTCGCGGCGCACGCCCGCGGACGCAAGGCGGCCTGGCTGGTGCCGCAGCGCTCGCTCACCGACGAACTCGACCGCGAACTCCGGCTGTGGCGGCGCCACGGACTCCGCGTGGTGCGCCTGTCCGGTGAGGCCGCCGTGGACACCGAGCTGATCCGGACGGCAGACGTCTGGGTGGCCACCACCGAGAAGTTCGAGGCGATCTGCCGCGCCGGCTCGCTGCGGGACGCGCTCGCCGAGGTCGGCTGCCTCGTGGTCGACGAGATCCACCTGCTCGGCGACCCGGGGCGCGGCGCCGTCCTGGAGGCGCTGCTCGCCCGCGTACGGGAGGACGCCACGGCCACCCGTATCGTCGGCCTGTCCGCGACGGTCGCCAACGCCGACGAGGTCGCGGACTGGCTGGGCGCCCGGCTCGTCCGCACCACCTGGCGGCCCACCCGGCTCACCTGGCAACTGCCCCACCTGCCCCCGGTCGACGAGACGGACTGGGCGGCCCGGGTCGCCGTCCGCACCGAGGCCGCCGTCCGCATCGCCCGGCAGGTCACCGAGGACGGCGGCAGCGTCCTGGTCTTCTGCGGCAGCAAGCGCGGGGTCCGCGCCACGGCGCTCGCGCTGGCCGCCGACCGCGGCGTGCCCACCACCGGCGTCGACGCCGACGACGCCGAACAGGTGGAACGGCTCTGCACCAAGGCCGGCGTACGGCTCCACTACCGGGACTGGCCGTACAAGCGGGAGGCCGAGCAGGCGTTCCGCGCCCGGGAGGCGGAGATCCTGGTCGCCACCTCCACGGTCGCGGCCGGCGTCAACCTCCCCGCCCGCGCGGTGATCGTCCGCGACACCACCCTCGGCCTGGACCGCGTCGAGGTGTCGATGGTCCAGCAGATGTTCGGGCGCGCCGGGCGCATCGGCGCCGGCGAGCGCGAGGGCTGGGCGTTCCTGCTCACCGACCCGTCGGAACGGGCGCACTGGCAGGCCCGGCTGGCCGCCGGGTACACCGTGCGGTCGCGCCTCGACGAGTCCCTGCCCGACCACCTCCTCGCGGAGGCCGTGCAGGAACGGCTCGCGAACCTCGACGAGGCGGAGCGGTGGTGGGCCGGCACCTTCGCCGCGCACCAGGGCCACGACAGCGTCGAGCCGCTGCACGAAGCCGCCCGGTTCCTCGCGGACGTGGGATGCCTCCGCAACGGCGCGGGCGCGGACCGGCTCGAACCCAGTCCGCTCGGCCGGCTCACCAGCCGCTTCATGGTCGACGCCACGCTCGCCGACGACCTCGCGACGGCGCTGCGGCACGCCCCCGTCCCCGAGGACCCGCTCGCCGCCGAGCAGGTGCTCGCGGCCCTGCTCAGCACCTGCCTGCCCGCCCTCGCGCAGGCTCCGTTCACAGAGCGGGCGAAGGCGGCCCTGCGCCGCGTCCTGCGCGAGGCCGAGCGGACGGGCGACGAGCCGGACGACCCCTGGGGGATCGGGCCGGTGAAGGAGCCGGCGCCGGACGACGACGAGGAGCAGCCGCAGGCCGGCGACCTGGCCCGGGCCGTCCTGCTGCTCGCCGCGACCCGCCCGGCCCTCTTCCGCGGCCGGCCCGCCTACGTCCTCGGCATCCCCGTCGACTCCATGGCCGGCATCCTGGAGGAGGCCCAGCGCTACCTGGCCTGGCTCGGCGCCCAGGGCCCGCTCGGCACCGTCCACCCCTGGATCGCCGTCGTCGCCGGCGACCTGGCGCTGCGCGTCCGCTGGCGCGCCCTGGGGCCGGGGCGCGGGGCCGGGCGGCTGCTCTGGATGTGCGAGCGGATGGCCACGGCGCCGCTCGCGCCCCAGCTCGTCCCCCGCCTGTGGCAGGCGGCGCGGGCGCGCGGCATCGACGCGCCCGACTGGCCCGGCACCACACCGCCCGGGGACTGCGCCCTGTCCCCGGACCGCTACCGGTCCCTGCTGGCCGAGCGCGCCACCGGCACCCGGCTCGACGTCCAGACGGACGCGGTCCGGGCCTGGGCACCGGCCGGAGCCGTGATCCACCTGTGGAACGGCGCCACCACCACCCCGTACACCTCCGACGGCGAGGAGACCACGCTCCCGCTGCCGGCCGCCGCCCCGGCCGACCCGTCGGCCGGCCGCCGCGGCGCGGCCGTCTTCAGCCGCGGCGACCGGATCGCGGCGGGCTGGCTCGCGGCGTACACCGCGATCCGGGCCTGA
- a CDS encoding MFS transporter, producing MTAGIFSIVTTEILPIGLLTSIGSSFTVSDGMAGLMMTMPGFLAAISAPLVTVATGRVDRRIMLGAFLLLLALANFLAAVASGYGTVLISRVMVGVTIGGFWSIGAGLAGQLVPAASVGRATAVIFSAVPLGSVLGVPLGTFIGDIAGWRTAFLAVGGFTLAVLALLLAVVPPLPSHRSTRLDLLGGMLRNVHTRFALVTTFLIVLAHFGTYTYVAPFLEQVTHVGSGLLTVSLLIYGAAGIAGNFVGGSWVGRHPRATFAAVGASIAGATLLLPVLGGSKVGALALLIVWGAAYGAVPVCSQTWFAKAAPGAPEASSVLFTASFQATISIGALAGGTVLDRSSPSTVMTLGGLAAVLMVLATGAHRARRLAWPEAS from the coding sequence GTGACGGCGGGGATCTTCTCCATCGTCACCACGGAAATTCTCCCCATCGGGCTGCTCACGTCGATCGGATCGAGTTTCACCGTCTCCGACGGAATGGCCGGCCTCATGATGACCATGCCCGGATTCCTGGCCGCGATCTCCGCCCCTCTGGTCACCGTGGCCACAGGGCGTGTCGACCGACGGATCATGCTGGGCGCGTTCCTCCTCCTGCTGGCGCTGGCCAACTTCCTGGCCGCCGTCGCGTCGGGCTATGGGACCGTCCTGATCTCCCGCGTCATGGTGGGGGTCACCATCGGCGGGTTCTGGTCCATCGGAGCCGGACTCGCCGGCCAGTTGGTGCCTGCCGCGTCTGTGGGCCGCGCGACCGCGGTGATCTTCTCCGCGGTCCCGCTCGGCTCCGTCCTCGGGGTACCGCTGGGCACGTTCATCGGGGACATCGCGGGCTGGCGGACGGCTTTCCTCGCCGTGGGCGGCTTCACGCTGGCCGTCCTCGCCCTGCTGCTCGCGGTCGTCCCGCCGCTCCCCTCCCACCGGTCGACACGGCTCGACCTCCTCGGCGGCATGCTCCGGAACGTCCACACCCGCTTCGCCCTGGTGACCACCTTCCTCATCGTGCTCGCTCACTTCGGCACGTACACGTACGTCGCTCCCTTCCTGGAGCAGGTGACCCACGTGGGTTCGGGCCTCCTCACGGTCTCTCTGCTCATCTACGGGGCGGCCGGCATCGCCGGCAACTTCGTCGGAGGATCCTGGGTGGGACGCCATCCGCGGGCCACCTTCGCCGCGGTCGGCGCGTCGATCGCCGGTGCGACCCTGCTCCTGCCCGTTCTCGGCGGTTCGAAGGTGGGGGCGCTGGCGCTGCTGATCGTCTGGGGTGCTGCCTACGGGGCCGTCCCGGTCTGCTCGCAGACGTGGTTCGCCAAGGCCGCGCCCGGCGCCCCCGAGGCGTCCTCCGTCCTCTTCACCGCCTCGTTCCAGGCGACCATCTCCATCGGAGCCCTGGCCGGAGGGACCGTCCTCGATCGCTCCTCGCCGTCGACGGTCATGACGCTGGGCGGCCTTGCGGCCGTCCTGATGGTGCTCGCGACCGGGGCCCACCGGGCACGGAGGCTCGCGTGGCCCGAGGCTTCATAG
- a CDS encoding VOC family protein, with amino-acid sequence MTLQRMDNVGIVVEDLDAAIAFFSELGMEVEGRMRIEGLFADQAVGLDGVRSEIAMMRTPDGHGKLELAQYHAPAAIGGGAHHPPNTLGLHRVMFAVDDIDDTLTRLRSHGAELLGQVARYEDVYRLCYLRGPSGIILALAERIG; translated from the coding sequence ATGACGCTTCAGCGCATGGACAACGTCGGCATCGTCGTCGAGGACCTGGACGCCGCCATCGCCTTCTTCTCCGAGCTGGGGATGGAAGTCGAAGGGAGGATGCGGATCGAAGGACTCTTCGCGGATCAGGCGGTCGGACTCGACGGCGTCCGGAGCGAGATCGCGATGATGCGGACGCCGGACGGCCACGGCAAGCTGGAGCTCGCGCAGTACCACGCTCCCGCGGCGATCGGCGGGGGAGCGCACCACCCGCCGAACACCCTGGGCCTGCACCGGGTCATGTTCGCCGTCGACGACATCGACGACACCCTCACCCGCCTGCGTTCCCACGGCGCCGAACTGCTCGGCCAAGTGGCCCGCTACGAGGACGTCTACCGTCTCTGCTATCTCCGCGGCCCCTCGGGCATCATCCTCGCCCTGGCGGAACGCATCGGCTGA
- a CDS encoding GNAT family N-acetyltransferase: MPRSSGPSAAPSPSTRPVRPAVPADAGEIARLRSAYVLSQPLGEAWLDVCREHLAGRLGPAGDARAFVVDAPGGGLAACALALTHRVLPGPGYPRGLAARVHAVATEPAYRRRGYARAVVSALVEHLWQDGVTLFELHASEEAAPLYEEFGFASDAGLMRMIRQAPDVSYE; the protein is encoded by the coding sequence ATGCCCCGCTCCTCCGGCCCCTCCGCAGCCCCCTCCCCTTCCACCCGCCCGGTCCGGCCGGCCGTCCCGGCCGATGCCGGCGAGATCGCCAGGCTGCGTTCCGCGTACGTCCTGTCCCAGCCTCTGGGGGAGGCATGGCTCGACGTCTGCCGTGAGCACCTGGCCGGGAGGCTCGGGCCGGCCGGGGATGCCCGCGCCTTCGTCGTCGACGCGCCTGGCGGCGGGCTCGCCGCCTGCGCTCTCGCACTGACCCATCGGGTCCTGCCGGGTCCCGGCTATCCCCGCGGGCTGGCCGCCCGCGTCCACGCCGTCGCCACCGAACCCGCCTACCGGCGCCGCGGGTACGCTCGGGCGGTCGTGTCCGCGCTGGTGGAGCACCTGTGGCAGGACGGCGTCACGCTGTTCGAACTCCACGCCAGCGAGGAAGCGGCGCCGTTGTACGAGGAGTTCGGCTTCGCGAGCGATGCGGGTCTCATGCGGATGATCCGGCAGGCCCCTGACGTGTCGTACGAGTAG